In Taeniopygia guttata chromosome 6, bTaeGut7.mat, whole genome shotgun sequence, the genomic stretch CTTTTCAGTTTTTGAGAGCAGTGAAGATTCTTAAATATGGTATTCTATACATAttagcaaagcaaaataaaatcatcCATGTTTTCATGACTCTTAATGTCTGTAAATTATGGATCCATATGTTTATTGTTTCATTCGTTCATAGGCCACGAACAAAGGATGATCTCAGAGCATATTGTATACTTTTACAGGTAAGAAAAATACAGTACTTTTATGTAAGTATGTGTCTATTTAACTTACAATCTATAAACCAGTATACTGTGCAAGCAAGATAGTTTGTATAGCTATGGATACTTCACATCCAATTTCCTGTTGTAAGAATGTGTTAAAATATGGAAGAAATGTAATGCATTATGGGAATGGGAGCTTAATGGAAGGTAGTTAATGAGGAAAAGTTGCATAGATTAAAACTATGCACTAATAGGCAAGtaattgtttgcttttattttctgggttgaaagaataaatattttgcctACTTATTTGTTCTTATGTTGTCCTTATTCCCAGACTTGCTGTATTAGGATTCTGTAACTCTGAAAGTTCAGTATATGCATTTTCTGATATTGCTGTGACTTTCTCCAGTGTTGCATTTTATCCAGTCTGGCTGACTTTCTCCAGTCTGTCTGAGTGGTTACAATGTCTGATTTTTGCCTGTGGTCACCTCTTACCTTTGCTGCTGTAGTTGGCTTGCATTTGTAGCAGATTTCCCCTTTATATTTTGCTAGTGTACCTAACACCTCTGCACACAAGGAGCAGTTTCCGCTATTATTTGAGAATATCAAATGGCAATTTAATGTATTggttgatttatttatttctctattGAGAAAACTATTGAGTTTTTTCTCTGGGGTGGTATATACTGGCTGTGAATTAAAAAGAATGTCTCCTGCTAAAATGAGGGAATATGTGAACACATGGAATAGAAGGAAAATTAGTTTGGATTGAAATGAGATAGACAGGAGCTATAAGAACTTGTATTACTGATATGAAAACTACATCACTTAGAGGAGTGTAATTTGTGTTACAATGTAAAGAATAACTCAGAATTTCAAGTACTGCCTTTGGGCTACCTGTGGGCTttcttttgggggggggggggggaatcaTACTTTTACAATACAGAAGTTGTGTATTTTTTACTTGACTAGAAGTTGTGAGTTGTTTTTTCCCGTAGTTTTACCACTGTCACAGCTGTTTGGTGAACTACTTTCTTGTGAAATTGTACTGACAACAAcaaacataggaaaaaaaatcctaatgaTGTTTTTCCCTTTATGCAGTTTATTAACCTAAcactttttttaatctttttcagAATCCTCAATTTAGTAACACTTCTACTTATGTCATCTATGCTCACTTGCTAAGACAGATAGCAGCCTTAACAGAAGCTGACCATCATTTCCTAGTGCACTGGtctaaaaagtaaaaaaaaaaccccaaaacttcacAATTCAAATTCCATTTCTAGGATGTGTATTTCCATTGATATTGACTGTTTTATAAATTATATGAAGGCTAATTTAATTGACTAAAGAGATTGGTTTTGTTACTTTCAAATACATGTGGACATAGTCCACTAAGTGATACTGATTTATAGATGCAAAATGTACATAATGTATAAAAATTACTATTCTTCTGCAAAAAAGCCTTAATTGCAAAATTACTTATCAGAGGTTTTTTTTGATAACATGTGCAAAATAACTTGTGTGTAAAGTTTTAATTATATGTTTACATGgtattattaaaacaaacatcTTTATGATCTTTGTTTAAATGAAGTTTAATCTGGCGTAAATTGCAAAAGATAATGTAATGTTGCTGTAATGTACAGAAACCACAATGGAGCTAGAGACCTGGCTTCCTAGTACAATAGAGGTGCTGAGAGTGTGTGGTTAGGGCATTAGATTTGTAATTAATTGAAATAACTCTAATAGCACCTCACTGAAACAGTTATATGGGTGTAACTGGCCAAGAGCAGCTCCTAAGTTTGTATGCAGATTGCCTTCCATGTACTGACTGAGCAAAAAAGTTCTGCTTGAGGTAAAAACAAAGTTTGGCCACATTTGCCATTTCCAATTCTCCTAGGAAATCTTAATTaagaattttcttctctgcaagGATGGTAATTCAATTTCCATCCCCCTTCCTGTGTCCAGATTTGCTTTAAATTGTGGTAAAATTTTACTTCATTGGAGCTACATTTACAAATGAGGTTTCCACTTTTGGTTAAGGATGCAATAGACATACCAATATTTTTAGTCTTAAAGCATGTATTAGAGATGTAAACCATTAAAATAGGAGAGCTCTTGTTTAGAAAAGTCTATTTTAACTGTCTACACATACATGTGTATTGTTGTGCTATTATGGAAGTGGTGCAACGTGTAATTTAAAATGTGCACAAGGCACAAGCATATGAAGCATGTAccactttttatttaaaaggacCAGGTATCtcaaaataaatcagaattcCTCAGTATTCAGAGTGTGGAGTGAAATTGAAAAGtacttttgttttttcactATAAGTCAAGAATAGATAATGATTCTattgctctttttatttttccacagaCTTAAAGAGCATAGTTAGGGGTGCACTGAAGAGAATTATCATGTGTCAATATTTGAAAGCATGCTTCTTCAAACTTTACATttggaattttgtttttatgtacaggaaaaaagcatttaaaaaattaatttaaacaattaaaatggaatttaaaaattttaatgaagtagtttttttaaaagcattgaAATTTGATAACTAACTCTAGTGTAGACAGTGATCACATGAAAGTAAGTGCAGCATGTTTGTTTTAGGATTTCACAGAGGAGGTTCAAGCAGGTGGTGGACAGGTTACtgcaatttatttctttacGGCTGTTTCCTGCAAAACCTGAAGAATTTCCACCTATGGTGAAATGTACCTGGTGGATTCCATCAGCAGCGAAAGTCCTGGCTTTATTTAGTAGGTATTCCTCTTGAACTGTGTGGGCATGTATatgattttatatgtatatttgtgtgtgtatataggCTTTGtcttatatatacacacaccacacacacGATTGCATACTGTGAGAGGATAGTTTTTACTGCTCCTCTTCTGGAGGAGACTGGTAATGGTGGTGGCACAGTACAAACTACAATAAAATGCTAAAATGTAGTAAGCAAGAGTCTTCTGTTGGCAAGTCTTCCTACTTGCTTTCCGGTAGTGGGTAATTGCTATGCAGAGTTTTCCCATGACAGCAACTGAAGATTGTTCAAACAGAAATTCACAGAAGTAACCAATGGTTAAGGTTTCCCTTAGATTTATAAAAGAAACTGTCTTAAACTTGTAGCTGCCAGAATTTCTTTTGTAACTCATCTACCCCCACAGAACTATTTAACATCTAAAGGAAGTTAGGCAATACATGTGCCTCTTATGTCCAAAACTACAgcttaaaaaaagtaaatcccTGCTCAGTTcaacacagagcacagcaaatGTAAACCTTCTTAACTGCTGCCAAGTGGTGATAAGAGCACTTACTTTCTCTGTTTTAGGAGAAGGCGAAACCACcagatgaaaattaaaattgcaattaAGATGTTTTCACTGTCAACTCAAAACTTCTAGATAAAAGTATTCTGCACAGTCCTGCCTGTCCAGAGTTAGGCACATTAGCACACCTGTATCTAAACCTAAGATGTGTTTATAGTCATCTATGAAAGAGTTGCGTGTTCCTTAATTCTGGAAAGAGAGTTATTTAGTCAATCAAAAGACACTAGTTTGTGTCTGATTGatccaaaataaattatgctGAAATGTAAATAGAGAAAACTTAGTAGCTCTTGGACATTTTATGAATGCCATTATATAATGAGATAGCTTAAATGTGAATTGGATTTCTTCCCTTGATCAAGTACTTAATTTTTGTGCACGTCTAGATGGTATACTGGAAAAAATGTAGATTTTCTAGCCATAGATGCTTGAAATTATATGGATTTCTTAACCACTTCCATTTATCAAACTGCTTTTTCATCCATTTCATCGGAACATAGCACCCTTTATCCATAAAACCTTAATTTTTAGTGTATGTCAGTAAGGAAACCAGAGTCAGACTGAGGTTCCCTTATCAAAAAAGGGCTTAACTAAGGACTTACTGTTTTCTACAGCAATTAATGTGACGTTATATAGTGTTATGTTGTAGCTATAGTTCTGTAGCTAAGACTGAGCTAAGTTATTCATGTTTTGTATTATTTTAGACTTGGCTTAAAGACTTTGAGATCACTGGTGCTTATGGTGCCAAGAAATGAAATGTGCTGAATCTACACATTATATTAAAAgactttgtgttttctttgtagATGCTGCAAATAGTCTGATTAGCCCTCCTATTATTTCATATACGGATTTCTATAATTCTACACTTGATCATATTGATCTTATGGAAGAATATCATAACTGGCAATGCTATGGGAATTCTCACAGGTAAGAGGAATTACTGGTTGTTTCGTGTTGAGTAGTACTTCAAAACATTGCATCTATGCTATGTATATCTGTATTAAATGTAGTGGATATGTAGTGTCTGTGTATGTATGCACACCATTTATGTCTATATAGATCCACGTTAAATACTGTATTGTTTTATTGTAAAAACATATTATAGCTACTACTTACTTGCTACTGCATGGATGTGAGATTGTCTGAAATAAATCTCATTCTGCCTTTGCAAACTagagaaaatatgtaaaatattgtTAATAATAAAGTAAGTATATTAATTATTGGCATAGACTTCTGACTGTGTCTTACTACAGACATATTTTAGCCTCCAGTATATTCATAGGCATTTTCCTTGCCTTCAGCAGCAGTTGGGGAAAATTTGAAGACCATAGTTTACACCACTGAATCAGGTATTTCAGGCTACTCTTCTGTCTGATACCTGATATTCTacttgagaaggaaaaaaaaaacataactaaaaaaaaacaaaccacaaaacaaccCAGATgagaaaagataaatattaCTATTTTCTAGCAATAACTAgaagttattattattataacaGTTTGTTCTAGTGAGTCAAGTATCACTGTatacaaagtgaaaaaaacagcagctatTTGCAAATTATTGTCAGTGGAGGAATTATTTACTGAATGATAATTCACTCCTATattcttaaaatgaaaatagtaTGCTAGAtgctagaaagaaaatatttaatcttcttttctcttgttaggttttctttctgtcaaTACCCGTTTATTATTTCTATAGCAGCAAAAAAAGTTATTATTCAAAGGGACTCCGAACAACAAATGATAAGTATTGCACGGGTAAGTCCCTCAATGATAAATGTTTATGTCTCATCCATTGGTATTTGATGAGTATTTGTTAGACTGACATTGCACATGACCTCTTGTTACAACTTCTAGTATTTCTGACTACCCTGAAAAAGAGCTTAAACCATTTTACTATGAATAGTGTACATATGTTCATGTTGGGTTCTCTGagtattttgttctttttgtgtACTTAGTTTCAGGATCCTTACAGAGGGCAGTGTTTTCGAGAATAACTTATAgtattgatttaattttttcctcctttgagAAACCAGCATAACATGCTCGCATGTTAAATCAACATAATGATTGAGGAAGAAAAATTCCATGAGAATTTTGAactgttttgtattttattctgtGGAGGTGTGTTGTCCTGCAAGACCAAGATTCAGCTGTATCCTTTCAGGTCATGGAGGAAGTACTGCTTCTGAGCAGCCTTGTGTGTTTGGAGAGAGGCATTGTCTGCCTCCCTCAGTACTAGTTTGCTATAGGTGATAGGTGGTACTCCTTTCCTCAGTGCCCCGTGTGGCAGCACCACCACCTATCCATTCCTGTCTTGCTGGATATACCTTGTGGATAACTAATTAAAGCATAAGCCAGTTTCCAGAATCTTATGGGTATATTTTTAACAAGGTGTGAAGTGCCACCTTCTTGTTCAACCTCCCAAGACTTCAGTTCAAATGTAGTGTGGAAGGTATCTGGAGTAGGAAAGAAATTGCTCTTCATCTCCTGGAAGAGACTGAAGCAGTTACAGTGTTAGGGAAATGTCTTCAATACGCGATACTGACGCCTTTTTACTATTAAAAAGTGTGACACCTCTTTTTCAAATGAGGATACTGCATGTgtgatgtttctttttctgtcaaaTAGCAAAGCCTTGTGGATAAAGTCTCTCGCAGACAGAAGCCTGACATGAATATGTTATTCCTAAATGTGAAAGTGAGGAGGACACACCTTGTTAGTGATTCACTTGATGAGGTAACACAAACATAAAACTAAATCGTGTGTTGCTGTAGAGTTGTTAGATTTCAATTTGACAAGTCATATTTAAATCTTTTGCACTAAGAGATTGCGAATATAGCTACATAATACTAAATAAAGGTAATTTAATAACTTTCAAAGTTGTAGTGCTGCAGAACAGATTGGGTTAGACAtgttgaaattaatttcctgtgCTCATACTGCTCCATAGCTAAACCCATGACAAACATACATGCTTGCACATGGTCTGTATTTGTATTTCcaatttttctgttaaaaatacaaTGCACAATTATAAATTTCTGTAGAACTTGATTCCTTTATAGCCACATGAATAGTATGTGACTAATCACTAATGAGGTTGTTCTGTTCTAATTTTTTGAatacttttattcttttccttctctatcCTATAAGAATAATTTTCAGCTTTCTATTCTTAAATTCTTTTAACTAATTCATCACAGTCTTCAAtgtactttttccttttttaggaATGAAACAGATGTGTCCATTAAAGTAGGCAATTCTTCAGTATCCACTGAACCTTGCTAATTAACATTATTTAGTGAAATTTAATTCCCTCTCTTTCTCAACATTGAGAACAGCCTGATGATACTGAAAAATAAGTCCAGGCAGTGAAAACAGCATCAAATAAATTCTGATTATTCATGTCATAAAATATAagtttaaactttatttttctatattaaaACCTGtctatttttgccttttctcctaaaacaaaagaaatatgaTTGGTAATATTGCTTTCTCTCAGGCATTATCATTTTTTTAACCACACTAAAATAACCAAGAGCAAATTCAAAAGTTTTTATAGTCGAAATATTCTCCTGTTTATTTCCAATGTTTTCTTCTACCCATCTCAGAGATGAGTAAGAATGTattatattcatattttcaaatgtatGGGGAATGGCAGGTGGAGAGGGAAGATGTCTTACTTGTAtttcaagtttaaaaaatttGCAAAGGAAAATCACTTCAACTAATAATTAGCTTGTTTCAAATAACACAAATACCTGCAGTTATAAAATTTATGTAATAGGAATTTACTTGAGCAACTAGCAACATGGAGATTATTTTAGCACATATATATTCTTGGCTGGTTTTAACACTTTCTCTGATGCTGGACAGTAATTAATAGTTTAAAGAAAGCTTATATAGAGACTCAGTCTGAAAGATCACTGTTAATTGTAAAAGACTGTAATCTAATTCTTTGCAGATTTTTTGTGTACCTGCATGAAATGCTGTCTCTTAGGACAAAGCAGTGAAAAGAGCTTGTTACCATTGTCTAAAAAATAGTTCTAAAAAGCAGCTGATAATTGCTGGCAGGCATCTTACACAGAACCAAATGGTGTCCAAATATTGAAAGTGTTAGCTTACTTCCCTGTTGCtaaatatttccaaattatGTCTAAGTACTTTTTAAATTTGTCATTTCCTCCTGGTAGCCCATCTTCTGTAAAAGATGAAGAATTATATAGATCTGAAATATTCCAGACAAACTCAATTCATTATATCTAATTGTTTATTAAGCCTGTTTGTACACCACCTAACTTCTTTTCAAGCCCAGCGAGTGACACCATATGCAAAGTAGTTGATGATGTCAAGTAGTCATAATTGTCTTGCTTCTGCAATTCAGTCATTGTCTTAATATAGTTTTGACCTACTAGTAGAAAGTTATGCAAATTAATGGTTTAAGCAAAGCAAGAGCAATAGAGTAGAGGCTGAGGTGTGTTCTCTATGGCTAGTGGTAGTGATAATATGTtaaatctcctttttcttctgccttaCCTATTTCACAATAGCTAGCAAGGAAGAAGGCAGATCTGAAAAAGAAGTTGAAAGTCACATTTGTAGGAGAAGCTGGTCTTGATATGGGTGGCCTGACAAAAGAATGGTTTCTGCTTCTGATTCGGCAGATTTTTCACCCAGATTATGGTGAGTCCTCGTGATTCTTAAGTAGATTGTGAGAATCTGTTCAGACTCTGTataagcactgctcagcaataatgGAAATATCTTTGCATTATAAACACTGTTTTCAACAGAAATCCAAAGCATAAACTTTCTAATAGCTTAACTATTAGCTATGAAGGAAGTTATCTCAGCCTAAAACAGGTCAATGGTTTAGCAAATATTCAAGTGGAGATAAGGCCAAATGTATTGGTTTCTCATTTACCATCCTTCCCTATTTCTTCACatgctgcattttctttctgccCTCAGTTATCTTCATATTGCTAGTTTAGGGAGGgagtttttctgggttttgtcaGTAGCTGCAGTTGGGTGCTGTTAGTATGCTTGGTTCTGACAAACTGCCAACCTTGGTCTCCCATGCAtcaatggggattttttttggtgctgaTAGTTGCACTGAGAGTGCCTGCATGTTCTAGTGCTATTTCTGTGACTAGGATAGGTAGAGGTTAGTTTTTATTTGTCATCATATGTTCTGTTTATGCTATCTATGTAGTCAGTATTCTTAAAGGGGTCTGGGGgaatttcagaaaagaaaggtCCTCCAGTCAGGAGCAGAGACAGTATAGGCAGGTGTGAGCCTGAATGAAAAAACCTGCCTCTGCTGTTAGCAGGACTTGTGAGCCTGTAAGGGCATTTCATgcccaaggggaaaaaaaataaggcttTTTGATCAAATAGGAGATTGCAAGACATGAATGAGCAGTCATAAACAAGCAGTTCTATCCACTTGTTTTATAGTGATGTAGATGGATCTGGGTGTGTTTTATTCACCACTCTGATGAGCTTTCCTCTGTGCATTACTGATTACATTACTGATGACTTAGTGCATTAAAGTGTTGCCAGGATGGCTTTTAAATTGATTTCCAGGGACTTGAGCATAACACCTGATAGTCATTGAGCTTGCCTGTCTTtgcctggaagtgttcatgTCCCTTAAAGTCATGGTCCTTTATTGGTTATAGGACTACTTCTAAAGGTACAGAATTTTAAGTCGTAACTATGTCGTCATATCTGCTGAGATATGGCGTAAAGGCCTGTAGCcctttttccattaaaaagggGTGTGTGTGAAGACATGGCATTGGTGATAGCAACCTTCATAGGAAACAATTTATCCTGCAGAAAGCATTCTGTAAGTTTGACAGTTCCATTGGTAAAAAAGCTGTCAGCAGAGCTTGGTAACTGATGAGTTTGGAAACATTcagaggaatttattttttcactatCTCTGGCAGGCTTCCTTACTTCAAGCTGCAAATTCTTTCATTGTTACGACTATCAGTCAAGTGTGGGAGGAGTTCAGAAATATTCTTGTCCCTTGGAAAGGGACTGTATCCTCTACTGTCTTTAATGTTTAAGATGCAAATAACATGTAGGAAGCTTGGAAGGGAAAATGTCACTGCTATTACCCTTTCTAGGTTAACTGATTCTTCAGGTTTAACTCCTGCAATTTAACAACTTAATTAAGTCAGCTGTCTGCCTGCCTGTGTGTTTTGCGATGCTTTCTTTATCTTGCTGTGGACAATGAACAAATGGGATTCGAAATCTATTTTGTTTCAGCATCCTTATGATCTTTTAGCATGTGAACCTTGCTCTGCCTTACATGCAGCTGTACTGTTACTTCTGGCAATGTCTAATGGCAGTGTCTAAACCTTTTGTGATAAGCACCTTTTTGAGCTGCAGCTCAAGAGATAAATTGTTCAGGAGAGTGGAGGAGGGAATATGGAGGCAGCTTTTTGCCTGTAATTTATCATAAGAACTAGATGTCCCTGAGCAAAGTtggattttctttacttttttttttttttccaaaaggactttgggtttttcttaatttaaatattatttttcaccAACTTCATCTTCAAAGAGAAATAGAGTGAGTTTTTGCATATGAGATGTGCTGAAAACTAGTCAGTGCTTTGGTGTGTATAGACCGTGGCAAAAATAATAAACCTGGTCCATTCAATCACAACAAATTCAAAAAGGCCATCACATTTTATCCAGTTTACTTCTGCATTAAAGCACGCTTATGTGGAGTGTGTCTTACTTCTCTGAGCAATACTTCCTAGGCATTTTAGAGCTGTTATCTGCTTTTCTTATGTAGGTTTTTACTTTCTGTCACTCTTTAAAACAGAATGTTCTGTATCTGACACAAATAGCAGTCAAACTCATCTATACTTATGATTTCAGTAGGAAATAGCTTGTCATGAGCAGCTTTTTTAGGGTACGtgtggtttggggcttttttaacttttctggtatgattttttgacagaaaatatGAAACATATCCCTTTGCTGGTAGTGTGTGTATAACATAAACCATTTACAAATTTCTATTCTAATAAGGTAAACTTACGGTATTTGTATCATGGGATTCATGCCAGCATTTTTCAGGATTATCATCTGCTATTGACctagaaagagagaaggaagtaAGTGACTTTACATTGCAGTAAGAAAATTTTTAGTTAGACAGTTAATATTTATGGCAGTACCGATGCTGGAGTGCAATGAAGAAAAAGATTGCATggggaaaatgcaaaatatcCACAGCTGGAGGCCCTGAAGAACATGTTgcaccagctctgagcagggctggtggGCTTGAGCCTGCTGCAGGCTTGGCACTGCTCTTGGTGCTCCTGCCCAAACAGGCTCCTGCTCTGTGGGAACAGGGTCCTGAGAACAAGCATGGGATGTGGGCACCCCCAGCAGCATTTAAGGGGGAATGGGTAGGAAAGAGGAGGCTTTGTATAAATTCTTACAAAGCTCAGTGCCTTTTTAAGGGCCATGTTACTGTTCTGCAGGCATGTTCACCTACCACAAGGACTCGCAGTGCCACTGGTTCAGCAGCTTTAAATGCGACAACTACTCAGAATTCCGACTGGTTGGAGCCGTATCCTTTTATGTCCACTAGAATGTTCTGAACAACATTCAATGAGTGGCGTGGGGAAGAAATAAGGCACTGGCTCAAGCTCCTTCAAAGGTTGTATGTACACCTATGTtccatttaaaatgtatttttttgaaTATCGTTCAAGCAAGTGAActaaaaataggaagaaaatggTGGTGTGGGGGTACGTGGTACATTTTACAGTCAAAAATGCTACGTCAATATTAAACATGCAGCTTTTTTGTGTATAAATTGTAATTTTCTATGTACTTAAACCTCGGAGTCTCTTTCAGTAAACATCAATGTGCCTGTGTCTGTGTATAGTTCATCTAAGTTCCCATTGAGCAGTATGtggctttttgccttttttattacaaaatggGAAAGCCACATGCTATTTTGAGCACTAGTTTATTTTCTAGATTTTCTGTTGTGCTTATAAATGAAGACCTCAGGCAAACTATGATAGTATATGCTTATAACTGCACTGAGATGATATAATAGTGCCTATTAACTGATTGCACTTGGATCAGATGGTGGCTGTAAGTATTTTCTCCCAGGTCCATTCTGTTCTTGTGAGAATCAAATTGGGATAGTTTCAAATTTGTTTCATGGGATGTACTTAAATGTGCTAGTGGATAAACTGTAGTACCAGTGCAGGTATGTCTTAATGCTTTtagatttatttaaaagaaacattgcTTTATTGATCTCTCActagaaaatacatatttatctTTATAGTTCTCAAAACAATACTTTGGAAAAATGGATAGAAATGTTTGCATAGAATATTATGAAGAAGATTCTCAAGCATTCTGTCAATGCGCATCATTTGACCATGCTAACCACTGCTTAATTGCaatgaaaactgaatttaaaattgTCAGTCCATaaacaatgaaataatttaCATGCCTTCTGTTTGTTGAGCATGaaccttaaaatattttttccaagcTAGAAAAATACTATCTATAGTGTTTTTCATGATGTGTCATATTTGCCCTTAACTTTTGACATATATAGCTTATGGGACTTGCTGTATATAACAGTATTACCTTGGATATTCGTTTCCCACCTTGCTGTTACAAGAAATTATTGAGTCCTCCCATTGTTCCCTGTGATCACAACACACTTGTAGGCATCTGTGGTGTCACATTAGATGATCTGTTTCAGATTATGCCTGTAAGTATTACATTTTCCAAGAGGCAAAATTACTGATATAAAACCTGATTTATTCATATTTGATGCTTGACTTACCAACTGTTTCAAAAAAGCTTATTTTCAGCACAGGCTGATAAAGTCTTCCGATGGAAACAGAAATTCTCTGCATTTTCTAGCATagcatgcattttaaaaatgcattttccaatATACTTTCTGTGTAAAACAATGCTTCTGGCTTATCCTTGCAAAGTGCATCACTTAGTTTTGTAGATTTACTAAAGAGTTTTTTACTCATATTTTAGGAATTGGCGCATGGACTAAGTGAACTTCTATCCTATGAAGGCAATGTTGAAGAGGATTTTTACTCAACCTTTCAGGTCATTAAATGCCCAACTATAAGTGGTTCTCAACCTCATTcggtgatttttttcccatgttaGAATGGCAGTGGAGTGGTTTCTTGCAGTGTGATTGCTGCTTGTTTGGAATATGACTgcacaggagcagagctggctccAGGGGCCGCGCTGCCGCTGCGTGTTCGGCTCTGTGCTGACTCCAGGCTGTTGTTCCCTGACCCCCTAGGTGGGTCCCAGTGCTCACCACCAGGGTCACTTGGCCAGCTGCTGGTGCATCTCCAGCTCTTTGCTTCTCTGTCTAACCCAGAAGATAGACAAAGTttacttggttttttttacattttgttcAAGAAATCTCACTTCAGCAATAGCTTGTTCAAGTTTTTACAGTTTTGCCCGACCTGTGTGTTGTAACTGCTATTTCAGTCATGAAAGTCTTTTTCAGTTACTCCTTGTTTCAGAATACACGAACATATGAGTTAATGGAATTTCAAATTGGTGGTACTTAGTTCCTAGGTGAACTACAGAGGAGCAAATACcttcttaattttatttgctgcttCTGTGCTGTTCTTTTGTACGAAAAGCTCTTTGGCTCCAGAGCCTGCAGGTCAGTTTGACATGCCACTATGTAACAGAGTcaatttttgttctttgaatACTAATTTTCTGAGAAATTTGTTGAAAACTGTAATAGCTAACTTGTAAAAATCTCACAGCCCTCAGAATTACAGCATGTGCTGAAGAGAGGAAGGGAATACATGACATAATGTAAGCTTTGTCATTTCTAAGTATATACATGACATAATATAAGCTTTGTCATTTCTAagtatattaatttattttc encodes the following:
- the HECTD2 gene encoding probable E3 ubiquitin-protein ligase HECTD2 isoform X5, with the protein product MEKSKASGDWKAVHNFYSTTFDSFLEINAAFKKDTNSPFDTIEDSGIDADFVNVVYDALLNTPQDVQKSVLKGIINGLLQEWTGPRTKDDLRAYCILLQNPQFSNTSTYVIYAHLLRQIAALTEADHHFLVHWSKKISQRRFKQVVDRLLQFISLRLFPAKPEEFPPMVKCTWWIPSAAKVLALFNAANSLISPPIISYTDFYNSTLDHIDLMEEYHNWQCYGNSHRFSFCQYPFIISIAAKKVIIQRDSEQQMISIARQSLVDKVSRRQKPDMNMLFLNVKVRRTHLVSDSLDELARKKADLKKKLKVTFVGEAGLDMGGLTKEWFLLLIRQIFHPDYGMFTYHKDSQCHWFSSFKCDNYSEFRLVGALMGLAVYNSITLDIRFPPCCYKKLLSPPIVPCDHNTLVGICGVTLDDLFQIMPELAHGLSELLSYEGNVEEDFYSTFQVFQEEFGVIKSYNLKPNGDKIPVTNRNRKEYVQLYVDFLLNRSIYKQFAAFYYGFHSVCASYALLLLRPEEVEILVCGSPELDMSALQRSTQYEGYQKNDMTIRYFWDVVLGFSLDLQKKLLHFATGSDRVPVGGMADLNFKISRSETSTNWSRAKGENQEAGNACVLDGSGNEEPQEVDIGRDLWKLSSPIPLLRAAVARAGVQGSLPSPALNIFKGEYSRISLGFVHCLWSCHCRGGSD